From a single Stomoxys calcitrans chromosome 4, idStoCalc2.1, whole genome shotgun sequence genomic region:
- the LOC131996959 gene encoding tyrosine-protein phosphatase non-receptor type 23-like: MKTYACVLAAMLAVVAVPTEAFFLKTGLGGGTGGGSDASASTSSSSGGWLPIGVPEPASAPAPVASSQSKQIFLTVTHSQPQTFVQPTYVPQPTYVPQPKPVYVSVPQPQPVYVSEPQPQPQVIAPPRPVYVSRPQTVQYVQPAPQPRPQPIQVTIQKQVSYEPAPVPVAQPQVQPQQPQVVSIDPPRPVYVSRPQTIQYVQPAPQPRPQPIQVTIQNQAPYEPAPAPAPIPVPQPQVQPQQPQVVPIQFTIQKSEESQHVPALTYRPSPFTTGSYAVAENNGIGC; encoded by the coding sequence atGAAAACATACGCTTGTGTTTTGGCTGCCATGCTAGCGGTGGTAGCAGTGCCCACAGAAGCATTCTTTTTGAAGACAGGATTAGGAGGAGGCACTGGTGGTGGAAGTGATGCCTCAGCTTCGACATCATCTTCTTCAGGAGGTTGGCTACCCATTGGTGTTCCAGAACCAGCATCAGCTCCTGCTCCTGTTGCGTCTTCACAATCGAAACAAATTTTCCTAACTGTTACCCATTCTCAGCCCCAGACATTTGTTCAACCTACATACGTGCCTCAACCTACATACGTGCCACAACCTAAGCCTGTCTATGTTTCAGTCCCTCAACCCCAGCCTGTGTACGTATCGGAGCCACAACCTCAACCTCAGGTCATTGCTCCTCCCAGGCCAGTCTATGTTTCGAGACCCCAGACAGTACAATATGTACAACCTGCTCCTCAACCAAGACCTCAGCCCATACAAGTGACTATACAAAAGCAAGTCTCTTATGAACCAGCTCCAGTACCTGTTGCACAACCTCAAGTCCAGCCCCAGCAACCTCAAGTAGTTTCCATTGATCCTCCCAGGCCAGTCTATGTTTCGAGACCTCAGACAATACAATACGTACAACCTGCTCCTCAACCAAGACCTCAGCCCATACAAGTGACTATACAAAATCAAGCCCCTTATGAACCAGCTCCAGCTCCAGCTCCAATACCCGTTCCACAACCTCAAGTCCAACCCCAGCAACCTCAAGTAGTTCCCATTCAGTTCACCATACAAAAATCTGAAGAGTCCCAACATGTCCCTGCTCTCACCTATAGACCATCGCCGTTTACCACAGGAAGCTACGCGGTCGCAGAAAACAATGGCATTGGATGTTAA